ATTTGCTCTGGATGTATAAGGAGCTGGGACTTTCGCCCAAAAAGATTCCCCTGCATTTTGGCGGAGAACTGACGGTAGATTCGGCGATTCATCAGTTGCTTTATACCTATATTGTGGCCCTAAAACCCTTGCCCCGCCCCCAAGATTTTGCCCAAAGCGATTGCCTGGCCGAACTAGAACCCCAAAGAGCTGTTCAGCTTTTAGCTACGATCTTGTAACTGGCCCTTTTTGGACCTAGAAGCGGGCGCAGCCCGCTGGCTGAGGGATGGATAGCAGTGGCCCAAAGGGCCAGACCAAGGCGCTTTAGCGCCGCAGGGCCGAGCGAATAGCGAGCTGCGACACAGCCCGACCCAAGCGAAGCGCAGGGGCAGCCCCAAAACAGCAGAAAAAACAAAAATATATGCGAATCATCAGTGGCCAATTGAAGGGCCAACGCTATGAAATGCCTGGCAAAAGCCAGAAAACCCGCCCCACCACCGATATGGCCAGAGAGGGGCTTTTTAATATCCTCCAACATCAAATTGAACTGCAAGATTTGCGGGTTTTGGACCTTTTTGCAGGAGTGGGGGGCGTCGGCTATGAGTTTTTATCTAGAGGGGCCGAACAGGTCGATTTTGTAGAGAAATATCGGGGCTGTTGCCGCTTTATTCAAAGCCAATTGCAGCGTTTTCGGATGGAAGAAAAGGCCAAGGTCTATCAGGCCGATGTCTTTGCCTTTTTGGGCCAATTGCCCGAAGAAAGTTATGGGCTCGTCTTTGCCGACCCGCCCTATGCCCTGAATAAAATGCAGGAGCTGCCAGCGCTTATTTTTTCTAAGAATATATTAAAAAAAGGGGGCTGCCTGATAATAGAGCATGACGAGCGCCAAGATTTCGCAAATCATGCTAACTTTGCGCAAATTCGTAAGTATGGGCAGGCCCGATTTAGCATCTTTTGGGCCGATGATGCCCAGTAAATAGAGAAACATGTTGAAAAAACATTGGTGGAAGGCCCTAGCGGCGGTCTTGTTGTTCTACAGCCTCTCGGCTGGTTTGTTGATTCCGCTAAGGATGGGAATTGTATCGGATAAAAGTAGTTTGAGCCTGAAAACGGGCCAAAGTCAATCGCTAGATGTTTGGGTCTATAATGGCCGCTTTGAGTCGGGCGAGGAGGTCCAAGCTCGCATTTTGCTAGCGGAAGATCAAGTGTTTTGTGCCCAAAAAATCGAAATTGGCCAGGCCCGCCAACTCAAGTTGGAGGTGGCTCTGCCGCAGTTGGACCCCAACAAAATTAAGGCGCCTTTTCCCCTGATTGAGATTAGCACGCCCAAATACGGAACCGCTTTTACGGATTTATACATCCAAAAAGGAGAGGGTGATTTGGCCGTAGAGGCCTGCCAATCTGAGCCTTTTGCGATGACAGCAGGGACCAATTTTCCCTTTCTCAATATTCTAGAAGAAAGTATCCGCAACCTGTTTTATCATGTGCCCATGTGGTTCGGGATGATGTTTATTTTGCTGCTTTCTGTGGTGGCGAGCATCAAACAACTGATGGCGGGGCAGGGCCTCAAAAATGACCATTGGGCCAGAGCCTTGGCCACGGTGGGCGTGAGCTACGGCCTTTTGGGCTTGGTCACGGGCGCCATTTGGGCCAAACACACCTGGGGAGCCTATTGGAGCTGGGATGTCAAGCAGAACACCTCTGCGGTGGCGGTCCTCATTTATCTGGCCTATTTCGTTTTGCGCTCCTCTTTTGAAGACCCCGACAAACGGGCCAGAATTGCGGCCACCTACAACATTTTTGCCTTTGCCACCCTCATTCCGCTCCTCTATGTGGTGCCCAGAATGGTGGATAGCCTGCACCCTGGCGCCGAGGGCAATCCCGCTTTTAGCAGCTATGATTTGGATAGCAGCCTGCGCCTACTTTTCTATCCCTCGGTTTTGGGCTGGATCATTTTCGGCCTTTGGTTGGCTCAAATTTGTTTTCGGGTCTATCGCCTAGAACCCAAGGTTTGGGAGAATCAATTTAGGGACTAATTTTTTGGGGCTTCCCTTCGGCCTGCGGCCTCAGGTCCTGCCCTTCCTGGCTCGCAGGTCTGCTCGGCCCTGCGGGGCTTTCAGCCCCTAGGTCTGCGGCTTTGCCGCCCCCTACAGGCCAGTAAGCCGCTCATCTGTAGGCTTTGCTTTTGGCCTTGGGCTTCGGCCGCTTTTATTTTGGGTCTAAAAGGAGGGGCCAATAAGAATAATTTTTAATATAGAGTTTTAGATATTTCTTTGGGAAAATAGCTAGTTCACAAAAGATTATATAAGTAAACTAGCCCAAATTTGCCTCAAACGGTAGACTCTTCTTTAAAATATAGTTGAGGATAAATTTTTTTTTCCAAATAAAAATTCCAAAGTTTACAATACAAACGGATCATAAAAGCATGAGAAAAACATATAATAGCTTGATTTTGATGCTTTTGGCTACTGTTAGCCTAAGCGCCCAATCTCCTTCTACACAAACAGATTTTTTGGAGAGTACGGGTAAAATTTATGTAGTAGTGGCCGTTATTCTGTTGATCTTCATAGGTATTATTGCCCTTTTGGTTTATCTAGAGCGCCGTTTGGCCAAGATAGAGCGAGCGCATGAAGATTTATAAATAAATCGAAACACTTGAGGGGCCTTATCAAATGGATAGGTCCACTTTAATACATTTGACTTTTTCAATTATCAATTTTCCGAATTATGGCGGACAAACATTATAGCTTTTTTGAAGGCGTAGAACGCAACTTTGATAAAGCAGCAAGTTACGCTGGCCTTTCTGAGGGCCTATTGGGCCAGATTAAGGCTTGTAACGCGATTTTTGCAATGAAATTCCCTGTACGTACCAAAGACGGCGATGTGAATGTAATCGAGGCTTACCGCGTACAACACTCTAATCACCGTATGCCCACTAAGGGGGGGATTCGCTATAGCTTAGGGGTAAACCAAGATGAGGTAAAAGCACTTGCAGCCCTGATGACCTATAAGTGTGCT
This genomic interval from Saprospira grandis contains the following:
- the rsmD gene encoding 16S rRNA (guanine(966)-N(2))-methyltransferase RsmD → MRIISGQLKGQRYEMPGKSQKTRPTTDMAREGLFNILQHQIELQDLRVLDLFAGVGGVGYEFLSRGAEQVDFVEKYRGCCRFIQSQLQRFRMEEKAKVYQADVFAFLGQLPEESYGLVFADPPYALNKMQELPALIFSKNILKKGGCLIIEHDERQDFANHANFAQIRKYGQARFSIFWADDAQ
- a CDS encoding CcmD family protein, producing the protein MRKTYNSLILMLLATVSLSAQSPSTQTDFLESTGKIYVVVAVILLIFIGIIALLVYLERRLAKIERAHEDL
- a CDS encoding cytochrome c biogenesis protein, with the translated sequence MLKKHWWKALAAVLLFYSLSAGLLIPLRMGIVSDKSSLSLKTGQSQSLDVWVYNGRFESGEEVQARILLAEDQVFCAQKIEIGQARQLKLEVALPQLDPNKIKAPFPLIEISTPKYGTAFTDLYIQKGEGDLAVEACQSEPFAMTAGTNFPFLNILEESIRNLFYHVPMWFGMMFILLLSVVASIKQLMAGQGLKNDHWARALATVGVSYGLLGLVTGAIWAKHTWGAYWSWDVKQNTSAVAVLIYLAYFVLRSSFEDPDKRARIAATYNIFAFATLIPLLYVVPRMVDSLHPGAEGNPAFSSYDLDSSLRLLFYPSVLGWIIFGLWLAQICFRVYRLEPKVWENQFRD